ACGGCGCTCGTCGTCGACGACGAGCCGGCGATCGTCGAACTCGTGCGCGATGCGCTGGACGCCGCCGGCTACTCGGTCGACACCGCGCTCGATGGATTGGCCGCGCTACGCAGCGCGCGCAGGCGCTCGCCGGACATCGTCATACTCGACATAGGTCTGCCGGGTCTCGACGGCTTCGAAGTCTGCCGGCAACTGCGTAAAGAATCGAACGCGCCCGTTCTCTTCCTCACAGCGCGCAGCTCCGAAGTCGACCGTGTCGTCGGTCTTGAGCTCGGCGCAGACGATTACATCATCAAGCCTTTCTCCGCGCGCGAACTTATCGCGCGCGTCCGCGCCGTATCGCGACGCGCGGGCACAGCGCCGCCGGAAGCGGCAGCGCGCCGCGCTGTCGGCGAAATCGAGATCGATTCGCAGAAGCGCGAAGTGACTATCGGCGGCAGGCACGTGCGCCTCAAGCCGCGCGAATTCGACGTGCTGTGGCTGTTGACGTGCAACGAAGGCCGCGTCTTCACGCGCGACCAACTGATCGAGACCGTCTGGGGATTTGATTTCGACGGCGATCCTCGAACCGTTGACGTCCATGTGCGCCGCATCAGGCGTGCCATCGCCGACGACGCGCGTGCCCCGCGCTATTTGCACACCATACACGGACTTGGCTATAAGCTCGTCGCACCGCCAATCGGATAGCGGCATGCGCCCGAGAACCGAGCGCCGCGACTTGCCATCGCGTATCCCTGAACTGCGCGGACTCATCCCCGCGTTGCGCGACCTTGCGCAGCGCCGGCGAGCGGCGCCATTGCTCTATCTCGAGATCACGGGGCTAGACGGGCTTCGGTCCGCGGCGCGTCACAAAGCGCTGCGCGCTTGCAAACGCGCGGTTGCGGCTGCGCTCGCGGCGTCGGCTGGGAGCGTCCTGCGGCGAGGCGATGCGGTCGCCGCCGGACCCAATGCCGCATGGTTCGCCGCACTGTTGGTTGGACGGTCCATCGATGTTGCCCACCGGCCGGGGGCGCCGGATGCGGACCTCGTCGTCGCGGCAACGCGGCTGCGCCAGGCGGTGCTCGCCGCTTTCCGCGACGAAGCTGCGCGCGGCAAGATACCGGCCGGAGCGGGGGTGCGCGCGGGGTGGACGGTCGTGGAACCCGCCGACGCGGGCGCTGCACTCGCGGAATTTCGCCTCGCCGTCCGCGGCGCGGCGGTTGTGGCGCGTATCGAGGAGCGCCGCGCAGCATTTCTCGCGAGCGTGACCCACGAGCTGCGCACGCCCCTGACGGCGATCATCGGCTACGCCGAACGGCTGCAAGCGGGCGGCCGGAAGGCGCCGGGTTCGCTGCAACGCGACCTCGCGATCATCGAGTCGGAGGGTCGCCGGCTGGCGCGGCTCGTCGAAGGCTTGATCGACGCAGGCGCGTGGGGCGCCGGAAGCCTTCGCCTGCGCACTGAGCCGGTAGGCATCGGTGAGCTCACCGATGCGGGGTGGGCCACGGTTGAACCGCGTCATGCCGTTCGAAAGGTGAATTTCCTACGGCGCGGCGACGCGACGGTTTCGGCGGACCGCGAACGGCTGCAGCAAGTGCTCGTCAACGTGCTGGACAACGCAGCGCGGCATGCGAGACACAGCGTGACGGCCACCATCGCGCGCCGCGGCGGAAAGATCCGCATCGCCATCGAGGATGACGGCGCCGGCTTCGCGGCCGAGGCGATTCGCGATTTCGCTCGGCCGTTCGCGGTCGGGCCGCTCGGCCACCTCGGCCTCGGACTGTCGATCGCGCGCCTCCTCGTCGAAGCGCACGGCGGCACGCTGCGCGCGTCGCCGCGCCGTAACGGCGGCGGCGCGAGCGTCATCGCCACATTACCCGTTCGCGATCCGAAGTAGGGCGAGCATCGCTCGCCCACGCCGCAGGAGCGCTGAAAGTCCCAGACTAACGTTGTTTCTAAGAATGCGCCGCTAAAAGACACGGAGCGTCGCGCGGTGCCGTCGCGGGAGGAGCGCGGGTGAGGATCTGGTTGGCCGTATCAACCGCGGTCGCATTGTTATGCGCTGCGGCCCCGACCATTGGCCAGGCTGAAGAACTCGACGCGATCTCAAAAGCTGCCGCCGACTTTCACGGCGGCAGCCCCGATACCGGGCTCTTGTATCAACAGTGCCTGTTGACCACGATCCGAAACGACGTCTCGTATGCGCCCGACTCCACAGCCTACGTCATAACGGGCGACATCGGCGCCATGTGGCTGCGCGACGCGAGCGCGCAAGTGCGGCCGTATCTCTATTTCGCCGACGACCCCGATGTCCGTACATTGCTGAAAGGCGTCATCGCGCGCGAGGCCAACGACCTGCTGGTGGACCCCTACGCGAACGCGTTCAACCGGAACTACAAAGTCGCCGAAGAGAAATTCGAACTCGACTCGCTCTCGTATCCGATCTGGCTGGCGTGGACGTACTGGAAGCAGACGGGCGATACGACGCCGTTCACACTCTCCGCGAAGCACGCTTACGAGTCGGCGCTCGGCGTTATGGAGTTGGAGCGCGATCACCAGCTCTCCCACTACACGAACCGCTCGCTCCCTAACGGCGGAAGCGGAGCGATCGTCGGATACACGGGCATGATATGGACCGGCTTCCGGCCGTCGGACGATCCGGCGGAATATGGGTATAACATCCCAGACAACATGTTCGCAGTGGTCGCGCTGTCCGATCTCGCCGACCTCGAAGAAAACGTCTGGCACGACGACGCGATGCGCGCGCAGGCGATCGACGTGCGTGACGGCGTACGAACCGGCATCAACGACTACGGCATCGTCTATACGGATAAGTATGGATACATCTACGCCTACGAAGTGGACGGGCTCGGCAAATCGGATCTGATGGACGACGCAAACGTGCCCAGCCTGTTGTCGATACCGTACATCGGCTACGAGCCCGCCACGAGCGCGGTCTATCAGAACACGCGCCGCTTCGTGCTCTCGCCCGACAATCCGTACTATTTCACGGGAGCAGCGGCGAGCGGTGTCGGCAGTCCGCATACGCCGCGGGGTTACGTCTGGCCGCTCGCACTCGTCATGCAAGGGCTCACCACGACCGACGCAACGGAAGTCTCCACAGTCGTCGCAGAGCTGCATAACTCGGACCTTGGAGATCATCTGCTGCACGAATCATTCGATCCGAACGAACCCGCACGATATACGCGATCGAATTTCGGCTGGCCGTGCTCGCTGTTCGCGGAGCTCGTGCTCAATCGGGTGATGGGCTACGCGACGTTGCCGGTAGCCGACCTCGGCGGGGCGTCGCCGCGCGTCGAGCGCGCCACTGCGGCCGGTCATTGAACGACCACGCGAAAGGACCGCCGGCATGCCCGTACACGTTGTCGTAGGCGCTCAATGGGGTGATGAGGGCAAAGGCCGCATCGTCGATTTCTTGAGCACGCGCGCCGATATCGCGGCGCGCTACGGTGGAGGCGCCAATGCCGGGCACACCGTCCGCGTCGGTGAGAAGACCTACAAGCTGCGCATCGTTCCCAGCGGCGCAGTTGCCGGTTGTGAAGCGTGCATCATCGGCCCGGGCACCGTCATCCATCCGGAGACGTTTCTGGCAGAGATCGAGAAGCTTGCCATGGCCGGCGTGGACACATCCCGCATCTGGATCTCCGACCTCGCGCATCTTATCATGCCGTATCACATCGCGCTCGAAAGATCGCGCGAGACCGCCCGCGGTGCAGACGCACTCGGCACGACCGGGAACGGTATCGGACCCGCATACGGCGATCGCGTCGCACGAACAGGCATCCGCGCCGGCGATCTTCGCGAGCCGGCGCGCTGCAAGGCGATCATCGCTGCAAAATCCGCAGAGCTCGGCAGCGCCGGGATCGCATTCGACCCTGCTGAGGTCTGGCGCGGTCTCGAGGCGCTCTCCGCCACGCTCCTCGCGCACGTCTGCGACACGGTGAGCATGATCAATGTCGCCCTCGACCACGGCAAGACGGTGCTTGCAGAGGGTGCACAAGGCAGCATGCTCGATGTCGGTCTCGGAACGTATCCGTACGTCACGTCGTCCGTCACGGTTGCCGGCGGAGCCGGCGCCGGACTTGGATTCGGACCCACTCGCATCGCGTCCGTGATCGGTGTCTCGAAGGCGTACGCCACGCGCGTCGGCAGCGGGCCGTTCCCCACCGAAGATTTGGGTGAAGCCGGCGAGCGGTTACGTGCCATCGGCCGCGAGGTCGGCGTCGTCACCGGACGGGCGCGCCGTTGCGGCTGGCTCGATCTCGTCGGCCTGCGCTATGCGGTCGCCGTCAATGGGATCACCGAACTTGCGCTTACCAAACTTGACGTGCTCGACGATTTCGACGAGATCCAGGTTGGCGTCGGCTACGATGGCGACGCGGCGCTCTCCGTTCCGCTTCAGATCGCAGCCGGCGCGAAGCCGCGCTTCCAGTCTTTGCCCGGTTGGAAAGAGCCCACGGTGAATACACGAACGTTCGGCGATCTTCCGGCGCATGCGCGATCGTATGTGGAATTCGTCGAAAGAGCATGCGGGATTCCGGTCACCCTTATCTCCGTCGGACCGGAGCGAAGCCAGATCGTCGAGCGCGGCGCGCGAATCCCAGTGCAAGCCGCAGGCGCGTGAGCGCGCAGCGCACCCTGGAGACCGTCAAGGCGATGGAGCGTCGCGTCCGGGCGCGGCTCAGCTCTGCGGCGCTCCGGAGTGGTCGCGTCGCAGCACAGCAGCGGCTCGTGCGAGGCGAATCGGCCGGTCGCCTGCGAAGTTTTGCGGCCGGTCGATCGCACTGCGCGTTCTCGTGTTCCATCGCCGCGGCACGCGATGCGGTCGTCCACGCAGTGGACGAGATGCTGGCAGCTGAAGCGCGAGAAGCCGACGGCGAGCAAGCGCGGGCTGCCGCCGCGCTGCTCCCGTGGGCGCGTCTCCGCACAGGACTCGAGCGCCTTCGCGCGCGTCAGACCGGAGCCGGTCCGCGATGAGCCGCATGGACGAAGATGCCGCCCAACGATTTGCCTCGTCGCTTGCGCATTTCACACCGGAATCTTCGCGCGCGCGAACGCGCGGAACGCCGCACGATATCGATGCCGTCCGCGCAGACTTGAGCGCCGCCGCGGCGACCGAAGCGTTCGGTCGCGCGCTCACCCAGGCGGTCGCGACATACCTGAACAGGCCAGTCCGAGTATCGAGCGACGTGCGGGCGAGCGGTGCTCGCCCACGCGATATCGTGGTGTATGCGGCGGATATCGGCGCGACTCGATGGTGGGTCGAATTCGATGTCCGGTTGGTGTGGAGTTTCGCGGACGCCATGCTGGGCGGAAACGGTGCGGCGGAACGGCCGAAAAACGCAAAGCGCTGCGAAGAACTCGCCGCGCGCGTTGCGGCGATCTTTCTCGCGGAGATCAGCGCGATCGCATCATTCGCTCCGCCGCTGTCGGTTCGGATCGCAGACGATGTGTGGCAGCACGACGCGCAGATCTTCGGCATGTGCGCCGTCGGAGCAGACACCTTTGCGTGGCGCGCCGGCGTCGCGTCGGCATCGGGAGTCGAAGCGATCGAGACCAAGGATGAATCGTTTCGTGCTCGCGCGCCCGCCGAAGCGCCTCTCGAAACGGACGAACGGACACGGAGCGAACGCGTCGGCGCGGCGCTGACCGCGGCGTGTTCGACATTGCAGGGTGCGTTGCGATGCGCGGTGTCATCGGGCCGGCCGACGGTTCACGAAATCGACGATGCGCAATTGCCGCCGGCCGCGCTGCGCCTTGCACTCACGGCCGGCGGACCGGGAGGCGCGCTCGTGCTCTCGGCGCCGAGCGCCGCGGTCGTGGCCCTAGCGTCCGGCGTCGCGGGCGTTGCCGCACCCGAAGCGGCTGAGTCTGGTCCGGTCGTTCTCGCGGCGGCCGAAGCCGCGCTGCGCCAGTTGATCCGCGAAGTTGCCGACCGATTGCCGCGACTGACCGGGGTTCCGCAGCGCATCGTCCATCTCGCCCCCGACGCGCAGTTGGCGCGTGCCCGATGCGTAGCGGCGAACATCGAGCTCGAAGTCGCAGGCTCGGCCGCCGACCTCAGCTTCATCGTGCCCGCCTGGATGACGGAGCCGCTCTGATGAAAGCGTTGAGGCACTTTTTCGAGCGGCTTCGCCGCCGGCCGCTCGCGCAGATCGATGTTGCGGCAGCGCGGCCGCTCGGACAGCACGCGACCGTCTACGTCATCGACATCGACGGCAGCCGAACGGTCTTCGCCGCAGGGCCGCACGCGATGTGCTTGCTCGCACGGTACCAAGTACCTAACGCCGCGAGCGACGCAACGGCGGGACACATCGAGGCCACCGTCTAACCTATCGGATATGTGGGATACCGCGCGCGCATGAGGCGTCTCTACCCGTTCGTCTGGACGATAGCTTTCCTCGCATCGGCGGTTGGCACGTACTTGCTCGTCCGCACGCTCACGTCGCTCGACGAATGCGATCCCACGCGCGACCGGATCCGAGCGTTGATCGACGAAGCCGATCAACTGCTCCATACGCTTGACGATCAGCGGCGCGCCTAGAGCGCCCGCCGACGGCTCGATCCTTCTCGACGATCTTCTCGAGAACGGCCAAGGGGTCGGGCGCGCCGACGGAGTCGTCACCTTCGTCACAGGTGGGCTGCCTGGTGAACGCGTTCGCGTCGCCATCGATGCGGTCAAGCGCAATTATCGCAGCGGTCACGTCACCGAAATCGAAGAGCGATCACCAGATCGCGTTGACGCCGGTTGTGCCGTGTTCCCACGTTGCGGCGGTTGTCAGACCCTGCATTTGCGCGACGAAGCCGAGCGCGAATGGAAACGCCGGCTCGTTCGCGACGCGCTCATGCGCATCGGCGACCTGCCGGACGTCGAAATCGCGCCAACCGTTTCGGGTACGGGTGATGGGCGCACCGGTTACCGCAATAAGGTCACGCTCGTCTGCCGCTACCATAAAGGTGCGATGCGGCTTGGATTCTTCGAGGCGCGATCGCATCGGCTCGTCGCAATTGAAGAGTGCCCCGTGCTGCTGCCGCGTCTTGACGCCGCCGTCAAATCGCTTGTGCGGTTCGCGTCGGAGGTGCCCGCTGTGTGTGAAGGCGCGACGCACATCATCGCGCGCGCAAGCGCGACCGGCGATGAGCTCGTCGTCGCATTTACCGGCCCGAGCGCGAATCGCAGGCTCGGCGCGCACACGGAAGAGCTGCGCCGGCGGCTGCCCCAACTCACCGGCATCGTCATGACGTGGGATTTGGCCGGCGAGAACGCCGTCTTCGGGCGGCGGTCGGCAGTGCTGTGGGGAAGCCCCGTCGTGCGCGAACGCGTGGCCGGCGCGACGTTCTCGTTCGGCATCGCATCGTTCTTTCAGATCAACACGGCCGTACTCGAGCTCATCGCGCGGGAGATGCTCGCGCGGCTCGCGGGTGCGAATCGCATCGTCGACCTCTACTGCGGAGTGGGGACGTTCAGCGTCATCGCCGGTATGCATGGAATGGCAACCACCGGGGTGGAGTCGTTTGCGCTCGCCGTGGGCGAAGCAGCGGCCAACGCTGCCGAGAACGGTTTGACCCGTTCGGCATTTGAATGCGCTACCGTCGCCGACGCGCTCAAGGCCGAGCGCGGCGCCACGCTCCTCGCGGGCGCTGACGCGGCGATTCTCGATCCGCCGCGGAAAGGCTGCGAACCGGAAGTGCTGGCCGCGTTAGCAGCGTCAGGCGTGGGTCGGTTGCTCTACGTCTCGTGCAATCCGGCGACCCTTGCGCGCGATGCCAAGGCGCTTTCATCCGGCGGCTTCACCCTCGGTAAGGTCACGCCGTACGATATGTTTCCGCATACGGGGCATGTCGAGGTTCTTGCCGAATTCACGAGATAACAACACGCGGCGGACCTTTGAGGTCCGGTATGTAGGGCGGACCTTTGCGGTCCGGTATGTAGGGCGGACCTTTATGGTCCGCCTAAAGGCGGAGGCGTATGACCGACGTACCAATCGATATCGCGCACGTCGCCAAGCTGGCGCGCATCGCGCTGACCGACGATGAGTCTGCTGCCTTCACGGCGCAGTTCGCCAAGCTCTTCGATTACATCGAGGAATTGCAGGCGCTCGATGTCACCCACGTCTCCGCGACCGCCCAAGTCATCCCGATCATGAACGTCATGCGCGACGACATGATCCGCGACTGTCTGGATCGCGCGGCCGCGCTCGCGAACGCGCCGGAAACGAGCGGCCCGTACTTCAAAGTGCCGCGCATCCTGGAATGATCGGAGCATGCTGACCGGTCACGAGATTCGCGATCGCATAGCACGTCGCGAGACATCCGCTCTTGAGGTGGCGAAGCGCTCCATCGATGCCGTTGCCGCATCCGAGCCGGAACTGCGCGCCTATCTCACCCTCACACCGGAGTACGCGCTGGCTCGCGCCGCCGAGATCGACGCACGCATCGCCCGCGGCGAAGATTGTGGAACGCTTGCCGGAGTGCCGGTGGCGATCAAAGATCTGTTCTGCACGCAAGGCGTGCGCACGACCAGCGGTTCGAAGATCCTCGCCAATTTCGTGCCGCCCTATTCCGCCACGGTCGTCGCCAAACTTGAAGCGGCCGGCGCGGTCATGATCGGCAAGACGAACATGGATGAGTTCGCGATGGGCTCGTCGTGCGAGAATTCCGGCTTCCATCCCACACGCAATCCCTGGGATCCGTCGCGCGTGCCCGGCGGCTCGTCCGGCGGAAGCGCTAGCACCGTGGGAGCGCGCGGCGTGCCGATCGCGGTTGGGACCGACACCGGCGGATCGATCCGCGAGCCTGCGTCGTTCTGCAACATCGTCGGCGTCAAGCCGACCTACGGCCGCGTCAGCCGCTACGGGATGATAGCGTTTGCGTCGTCGTTGGATCAAGCGGGCCCGATGACCGCGGACGTGCGCGATGCCGCTATCGTGCTCGAAGCCATCGCCGGTCACGACCCGATGGACTCGACGAGCGTGGACGTGCCCGTGCCGCACTACGCCGACGCGTTGCGCGAGGACCTCAAAGGCGTCAAGATCGGGATCGTGCGTGAGTTCGAGAGCAGCATCGGGGGAGACGCCGCGATGAGCGCGCTGTATAAGGAAGCGTACGCGTCGCTTGTCCGCCTCGGCGCAGAACTGGTCGAGGTCTCGCTGCCGCACGCCAAGTATGGGCTCGCGACGTACTATCTCATCGCTCCGGCGGAGTGCTCTTCGAATCTCGCGCGCTACGACGGCGCGCGATACGGCGTCCGCGTGGATGGCGACGGCGACGTCTATCAGATGTTCGAACGCACGAGAGCCGCGGGTTTTGGGCCGGAAGTGAAGCGTCGAATCGTTCTCGGCACGTATGCGCTCTGCTCGGGGTATTATGACGCCTACTACGTGCGCGCGCAGAAAGTGCGCACGCTGATGAAACAAGATTTCGATACCGCGTTTGCGGCGTGCGACGTCATCGCGTGTCCGGCGGTCTCGTGTCCGCCGTTCGCGCTTGGCGCCAAGTCGGACCCTGTTGCCATGTATCTCATGGACTACTTCACGATTCCGATGAGCCTTGCCGGCATCGCCG
The DNA window shown above is from Candidatus Eremiobacteraceae bacterium and carries:
- a CDS encoding response regulator transcription factor — encoded protein: MARDSDRAAKAPATRTALVVDDEPAIVELVRDALDAAGYSVDTALDGLAALRSARRRSPDIVILDIGLPGLDGFEVCRQLRKESNAPVLFLTARSSEVDRVVGLELGADDYIIKPFSARELIARVRAVSRRAGTAPPEAAARRAVGEIEIDSQKREVTIGGRHVRLKPREFDVLWLLTCNEGRVFTRDQLIETVWGFDFDGDPRTVDVHVRRIRRAIADDARAPRYLHTIHGLGYKLVAPPIG
- a CDS encoding ATP-binding protein, coding for MRPRTERRDLPSRIPELRGLIPALRDLAQRRRAAPLLYLEITGLDGLRSAARHKALRACKRAVAAALAASAGSVLRRGDAVAAGPNAAWFAALLVGRSIDVAHRPGAPDADLVVAATRLRQAVLAAFRDEAARGKIPAGAGVRAGWTVVEPADAGAALAEFRLAVRGAAVVARIEERRAAFLASVTHELRTPLTAIIGYAERLQAGGRKAPGSLQRDLAIIESEGRRLARLVEGLIDAGAWGAGSLRLRTEPVGIGELTDAGWATVEPRHAVRKVNFLRRGDATVSADRERLQQVLVNVLDNAARHARHSVTATIARRGGKIRIAIEDDGAGFAAEAIRDFARPFAVGPLGHLGLGLSIARLLVEAHGGTLRASPRRNGGGASVIATLPVRDPK
- a CDS encoding glycoside hydrolase family 125 protein, whose protein sequence is MRIWLAVSTAVALLCAAAPTIGQAEELDAISKAAADFHGGSPDTGLLYQQCLLTTIRNDVSYAPDSTAYVITGDIGAMWLRDASAQVRPYLYFADDPDVRTLLKGVIAREANDLLVDPYANAFNRNYKVAEEKFELDSLSYPIWLAWTYWKQTGDTTPFTLSAKHAYESALGVMELERDHQLSHYTNRSLPNGGSGAIVGYTGMIWTGFRPSDDPAEYGYNIPDNMFAVVALSDLADLEENVWHDDAMRAQAIDVRDGVRTGINDYGIVYTDKYGYIYAYEVDGLGKSDLMDDANVPSLLSIPYIGYEPATSAVYQNTRRFVLSPDNPYYFTGAAASGVGSPHTPRGYVWPLALVMQGLTTTDATEVSTVVAELHNSDLGDHLLHESFDPNEPARYTRSNFGWPCSLFAELVLNRVMGYATLPVADLGGASPRVERATAAGH
- a CDS encoding adenylosuccinate synthase; this translates as MPVHVVVGAQWGDEGKGRIVDFLSTRADIAARYGGGANAGHTVRVGEKTYKLRIVPSGAVAGCEACIIGPGTVIHPETFLAEIEKLAMAGVDTSRIWISDLAHLIMPYHIALERSRETARGADALGTTGNGIGPAYGDRVARTGIRAGDLREPARCKAIIAAKSAELGSAGIAFDPAEVWRGLEALSATLLAHVCDTVSMINVALDHGKTVLAEGAQGSMLDVGLGTYPYVTSSVTVAGGAGAGLGFGPTRIASVIGVSKAYATRVGSGPFPTEDLGEAGERLRAIGREVGVVTGRARRCGWLDLVGLRYAVAVNGITELALTKLDVLDDFDEIQVGVGYDGDAALSVPLQIAAGAKPRFQSLPGWKEPTVNTRTFGDLPAHARSYVEFVERACGIPVTLISVGPERSQIVERGARIPVQAAGA
- the rlmD gene encoding 23S rRNA (uracil(1939)-C(5))-methyltransferase RlmD; amino-acid sequence: MTISGAPRAPADGSILLDDLLENGQGVGRADGVVTFVTGGLPGERVRVAIDAVKRNYRSGHVTEIEERSPDRVDAGCAVFPRCGGCQTLHLRDEAEREWKRRLVRDALMRIGDLPDVEIAPTVSGTGDGRTGYRNKVTLVCRYHKGAMRLGFFEARSHRLVAIEECPVLLPRLDAAVKSLVRFASEVPAVCEGATHIIARASATGDELVVAFTGPSANRRLGAHTEELRRRLPQLTGIVMTWDLAGENAVFGRRSAVLWGSPVVRERVAGATFSFGIASFFQINTAVLELIAREMLARLAGANRIVDLYCGVGTFSVIAGMHGMATTGVESFALAVGEAAANAAENGLTRSAFECATVADALKAERGATLLAGADAAILDPPRKGCEPEVLAALAASGVGRLLYVSCNPATLARDAKALSSGGFTLGKVTPYDMFPHTGHVEVLAEFTR
- the gatC gene encoding Asp-tRNA(Asn)/Glu-tRNA(Gln) amidotransferase subunit GatC gives rise to the protein MTDVPIDIAHVAKLARIALTDDESAAFTAQFAKLFDYIEELQALDVTHVSATAQVIPIMNVMRDDMIRDCLDRAAALANAPETSGPYFKVPRILE
- the gatA gene encoding Asp-tRNA(Asn)/Glu-tRNA(Gln) amidotransferase subunit GatA produces the protein MLTGHEIRDRIARRETSALEVAKRSIDAVAASEPELRAYLTLTPEYALARAAEIDARIARGEDCGTLAGVPVAIKDLFCTQGVRTTSGSKILANFVPPYSATVVAKLEAAGAVMIGKTNMDEFAMGSSCENSGFHPTRNPWDPSRVPGGSSGGSASTVGARGVPIAVGTDTGGSIREPASFCNIVGVKPTYGRVSRYGMIAFASSLDQAGPMTADVRDAAIVLEAIAGHDPMDSTSVDVPVPHYADALREDLKGVKIGIVREFESSIGGDAAMSALYKEAYASLVRLGAELVEVSLPHAKYGLATYYLIAPAECSSNLARYDGARYGVRVDGDGDVYQMFERTRAAGFGPEVKRRIVLGTYALCSGYYDAYYVRAQKVRTLMKQDFDTAFAACDVIACPAVSCPPFALGAKSDPVAMYLMDYFTIPMSLAGIAAMSVPAGYVDGLPVGLQIAAPAFEEGRMLGVAHAYEQSTRFAWARAPKVGAA